A genomic region of bacterium contains the following coding sequences:
- the dnaE gene encoding DNA polymerase III subunit alpha, whose translation MRFTHLHTHSHYSLLDGLAKIDALVARAKELGMDAIALTDHGNLYGAVEFYKKATAAGVKPILGVEAYIAPKDHKDKDPQASERYHHLILLVENETGWKNLLKLTTIAHLDGFYYKPRMDKALLRAHHEGLIALSACLAGEVARNLMADRYEEAKRVALEYQDIFGAGNFFLEIGHHPGIKETIKPMTELRRLSKETGIPLVATQDIHYLKKEDAETHDILLAVQTGNKLDDSDRLSLKDDDFSMRSPDDMAALFADVPEAITNTAAIADRCNIKLQLNTIRLPKFPVPEGGDAKAYLRKLLDERIASRYSPVTPAVADRMQFELSVIEKMGFPDYFLIVQDFINWAKERGIVVGPGRGSAAGSIVSYILGITDVDPITYDLLFERFLNPERIQMPDIDVDITDRRRDEVFGYLQEKYGMDHVAHIITFGTMAARAAVRDVGRALGISYTFCDQLAKLIPMSENLTDSMKNVTELKEFYDKNPDAKRIIDAAKQMEGVARHASVHACGTVISEAPLTDYLPLQRAPQDDSVILTQFEMHSVEDLGLLKMDLLGLKNLTIIEDAVRLMNAARPEGAPLFDIHDIPLTDAATFAVLKSGETTGIFQLESSGMRRYLKELKPTSIEDITAMVALYRPGPMELIPSYILRKHGKEVITYLHPQLEPILKNTYGVGIYQEQMMRIARDLAGYSLAEADTLRKAIGKKIKKLLDEQQTKLIGGMIKRGIPEATANAIWELFPPFARYGFNRCLTGDTRITDPQSGARTTLAEIYHSRCRPNVFTLNKHLNIEERVAPIVFHNGKKKVWEVMTRSGRRIKATMNHPLLTPSGWTMLEQISKGEKIAVPRRIPEPTKPLPFERHKLAVLGYLLAEGNLCHPHGVYFYSTREEEINDYLRHLHAFHNTVGVLNRSKSAISVYSKRKNLKAPSEAVSWIESLGLKYKKATQKFFPEFVFHLSNDDLAVLIAKMFQGDGCINTKRDPQIFYATSSPFIARDLQHLLLRFGILSTIHAKRFKYRGGIKPGYTVTLSRYDNIQKFISAFGNHLVGEKQHTLRSISATHPIINGSLTPMAARGSYDTIPVSLVDQVIKSAIRARDFTIVGFAKTNGFAERLFYDDARKIGYLRETVASLGSLLEDGRLIAHAGSDIYWDEIADIVYAGVEDTFDLTVPKTHNFIANDMFVHNSHAVCYAMVGYQTAYLRAHYPVEFFTSLLNSDSGDIERMAFLIAESKHAGHEILPPDINKSSATFTPDGQHIRFGLAAIKNVGTHIVDAIIEERNMKGDFKTLADLLQRVQHKDLNKKSLESLVKCGAVDAFGIERNTILGNIEEIVKFAGAIKRYGKESGNGLFTQTVSSSALRIKAFPPAEMKDKLLWEKELLGLYVSEHPMNIHKEKLAGFKAKPVGAALKEQSEQLYFPMGGVVTRIQKIVTKKGAPMLFATIEDLTDAIEVIVFPEAFGRTMNIWKENNAVLLMGRMNWKNGEAKFVCEQAQEL comes from the coding sequence ATGCGCTTCACCCACCTCCACACTCACTCGCACTATTCCCTGCTGGACGGCTTGGCGAAAATTGACGCGCTTGTCGCGCGCGCGAAGGAACTTGGCATGGATGCAATCGCCTTGACCGACCACGGCAACCTCTATGGCGCGGTGGAGTTTTATAAAAAAGCAACCGCCGCGGGCGTGAAGCCGATTTTAGGAGTTGAGGCATACATCGCCCCAAAGGACCATAAAGATAAAGACCCGCAGGCGAGCGAACGCTACCACCACCTCATCCTCCTTGTTGAGAACGAAACTGGCTGGAAAAATCTGTTGAAACTCACAACAATCGCCCACCTGGACGGCTTCTATTATAAGCCGCGGATGGACAAGGCCCTGCTTCGCGCGCATCACGAGGGGCTCATCGCACTCTCGGCATGCCTCGCAGGAGAAGTCGCGCGCAACTTAATGGCCGACCGTTATGAAGAAGCGAAACGCGTGGCGTTAGAATATCAAGACATTTTTGGCGCCGGAAATTTCTTTTTGGAAATCGGCCATCACCCCGGAATCAAGGAAACCATCAAGCCTATGACGGAACTGCGTCGGCTCTCCAAAGAAACCGGCATCCCGCTTGTGGCGACGCAAGACATCCACTACCTCAAAAAAGAGGATGCAGAAACACACGACATTCTGCTCGCGGTACAAACAGGAAACAAGTTGGATGACAGCGACCGCTTGTCCCTTAAAGACGACGACTTTTCCATGCGTAGCCCCGACGACATGGCAGCGCTTTTTGCCGATGTTCCGGAGGCAATCACAAATACCGCCGCGATCGCCGATCGCTGCAACATCAAACTCCAACTCAACACCATCCGTCTTCCAAAATTTCCGGTTCCCGAGGGAGGAGACGCAAAAGCGTATCTCCGCAAACTGTTAGATGAACGTATCGCCTCGCGCTATTCCCCTGTCACGCCCGCGGTCGCCGACCGCATGCAGTTTGAACTTTCGGTCATTGAGAAGATGGGCTTTCCTGATTACTTTTTGATCGTTCAGGACTTCATCAACTGGGCAAAAGAACGCGGCATTGTTGTTGGCCCGGGCCGCGGCTCGGCAGCCGGAAGTATTGTTTCCTACATTCTCGGAATCACCGACGTTGACCCCATCACCTACGACTTGCTTTTTGAACGCTTTTTAAACCCCGAACGTATCCAGATGCCGGACATTGACGTGGACATCACGGACCGCCGCCGCGACGAAGTGTTTGGCTATTTGCAGGAAAAATACGGCATGGATCACGTGGCGCACATCATCACCTTCGGGACGATGGCGGCGCGCGCCGCGGTGCGGGACGTGGGCCGCGCCTTGGGCATCAGCTATACCTTCTGCGACCAACTCGCAAAGCTTATCCCGATGAGTGAGAATCTGACGGACTCCATGAAAAACGTTACGGAGCTGAAAGAATTTTACGACAAGAACCCGGACGCAAAACGCATCATTGACGCGGCAAAACAAATGGAGGGCGTGGCGCGGCACGCATCGGTGCACGCGTGCGGCACCGTAATTTCGGAGGCGCCACTCACTGATTATCTTCCGCTCCAGCGAGCGCCACAGGATGACAGCGTTATTTTGACGCAATTCGAAATGCACAGCGTTGAAGACCTGGGACTCCTCAAAATGGATTTACTGGGTTTGAAAAACCTCACCATTATCGAGGACGCGGTGCGACTCATGAATGCAGCGCGGCCCGAAGGGGCGCCGCTGTTTGACATCCACGACATACCGCTCACCGATGCCGCAACATTTGCAGTGCTGAAGTCCGGCGAAACCACCGGCATTTTCCAGCTAGAGTCATCCGGCATGCGGCGATACTTGAAAGAACTGAAACCCACGAGCATTGAAGACATCACCGCCATGGTTGCCTTGTACCGCCCGGGTCCGATGGAACTTATCCCGTCGTACATTTTGAGGAAACATGGCAAAGAAGTCATCACCTACCTCCATCCCCAGCTGGAGCCGATTTTGAAAAACACGTACGGCGTCGGCATTTATCAGGAACAAATGATGCGCATCGCACGCGACCTTGCCGGATATTCGCTCGCGGAAGCGGACACCCTGCGTAAAGCCATCGGTAAAAAAATCAAGAAACTTTTGGATGAGCAGCAGACCAAGCTCATCGGCGGCATGATCAAACGCGGCATACCCGAGGCAACCGCGAACGCCATCTGGGAATTGTTCCCGCCGTTCGCTAGATACGGTTTTAATCGTTGCTTAACGGGCGATACGCGCATCACCGATCCTCAAAGCGGAGCGCGCACGACGCTCGCGGAGATTTATCACTCACGTTGCCGTCCAAATGTTTTCACACTCAACAAACACCTGAACATAGAAGAGCGCGTCGCGCCCATCGTCTTCCACAACGGCAAGAAAAAAGTGTGGGAGGTCATGACGAGAAGCGGGCGGCGCATCAAGGCCACGATGAATCATCCGTTACTCACGCCTTCGGGATGGACCATGCTTGAGCAAATCTCAAAGGGCGAAAAAATAGCCGTGCCCCGCCGCATACCGGAACCGACCAAACCTTTGCCGTTTGAACGCCACAAACTCGCCGTTTTAGGCTATCTCCTCGCTGAAGGCAATCTCTGCCATCCGCACGGCGTGTACTTTTATTCAACGCGAGAAGAGGAAATCAACGACTATCTTCGCCATCTTCACGCCTTTCATAATACCGTCGGCGTATTAAACCGTAGCAAGTCCGCAATCTCCGTCTATTCAAAACGAAAAAATCTCAAGGCGCCTTCCGAGGCCGTATCGTGGATTGAATCGCTTGGACTGAAATATAAAAAGGCGACGCAAAAGTTTTTCCCCGAATTTGTATTTCACCTTTCAAACGACGACCTCGCGGTGCTCATCGCTAAAATGTTTCAAGGGGACGGCTGCATCAACACCAAGCGCGACCCGCAAATCTTTTACGCAACCTCATCGCCGTTTATTGCCCGCGACCTGCAGCACCTTCTTCTCCGATTCGGGATATTATCAACGATCCACGCGAAACGATTCAAGTATCGCGGCGGGATTAAACCCGGCTACACCGTAACCCTCTCGCGCTATGACAACATCCAAAAATTCATCTCTGCGTTCGGAAACCATTTAGTCGGCGAAAAACAGCATACGCTTCGTTCTATCTCAGCGACGCACCCAATTATCAACGGCTCACTTACGCCAATGGCGGCGCGGGGAAGCTACGACACCATTCCCGTTTCACTCGTTGACCAAGTAATCAAGTCCGCGATTCGCGCGCGCGACTTCACAATCGTCGGTTTCGCAAAAACCAACGGCTTCGCCGAGCGGCTTTTTTATGACGACGCGAGGAAAATCGGATATTTAAGAGAAACCGTTGCATCGCTCGGATCGCTTTTGGAAGATGGGCGCCTCATCGCGCACGCGGGCTCCGATATATACTGGGACGAAATAGCGGATATCGTCTATGCAGGAGTTGAAGACACTTTTGACCTTACCGTCCCAAAGACTCACAACTTTATTGCCAACGATATGTTTGTGCACAATTCGCACGCCGTGTGCTACGCCATGGTGGGATACCAAACTGCGTATCTCCGCGCGCACTACCCTGTTGAGTTCTTCACGAGCTTGCTGAACTCCGACTCCGGCGATATTGAACGGATGGCATTTTTGATCGCGGAGTCCAAACATGCCGGGCATGAGATTCTTCCGCCCGACATCAACAAAAGCTCGGCGACATTTACCCCCGATGGTCAGCACATCCGCTTCGGACTCGCGGCAATTAAAAACGTGGGGACGCATATCGTGGACGCCATCATTGAAGAACGCAACATGAAGGGCGACTTCAAAACGCTCGCCGACCTCTTGCAACGCGTCCAGCACAAAGACCTCAACAAAAAATCGCTGGAAAGTTTGGTGAAGTGCGGAGCGGTAGACGCGTTCGGAATTGAGCGGAACACTATCCTCGGCAACATTGAAGAGATTGTGAAATTCGCCGGCGCCATCAAACGCTACGGCAAGGAAAGCGGCAACGGGCTCTTTACACAAACCGTCTCCTCTTCTGCACTTCGCATCAAGGCGTTTCCTCCGGCAGAGATGAAAGACAAACTGCTTTGGGAAAAGGAACTGCTCGGACTGTATGTGTCTGAACATCCGATGAACATCCATAAGGAAAAACTTGCCGGTTTTAAGGCAAAGCCAGTCGGCGCAGCGCTCAAGGAGCAATCCGAACAATTATATTTCCCGATGGGGGGTGTGGTGACACGCATACAAAAAATCGTGACGAAGAAAGGCGCGCCGATGCTCTTCGCGACGATTGAAGATTTGACCGACGCGATTGAAGTGATTGTGTTTCCCGAGGCCTTCGGCCGCACCATGAACATCTGGAAAGAAAACAACGCGGTGCTTTTGATGGGGAGGATGAATTGGAAGAATGGTGAAGCGAAGTTTGTGTGCGAGCAGGCACAGGAGTTGTAG
- the thrS gene encoding threonine--tRNA ligase — MEKTSDPKDEQLHKVRHSLAHLMAAAVMKKFPGTALGIGPTIEDGFYYDFKLPSAITPDDLKGLEEDMRKLIAQKLPFTSFTRTPTEAIELLKDQPFKLELVEELKKTNEPISFYTTGDVFTDLCAGPHVTNTSEIDPSGFTLSHIAGAYWRGSEKNPQLTRIYGVAFPDKAQLDTHLAMLEEAKKRDHRKLGAALKLFAFSDYVGPGLPLWLPNGTIIVEELERLAKDTERAAGYKQVRTPHIAKETMYKTSGHLPYYAETMFPPMQLKEENDETTTYYLKAMNCPHHHQIYAAEPRSYRDLPLRLAEYGTVYRYEKSGELFGLMRVRMLSMNDAHIYCTEDQFESEFRAVNDLYLNYFKLFGLTKYVMRFSTHAASGLGKKYVNEPELWKKTEDMVREVLDKSGINYVEVADEAAFYGPKIDVQVWSSIGREFTIATNQVDFAVPGRFGLTYTDTDGKPQTPLVIHRAPLGTHERFIGFLIEHYAGNFPLWLSPVQARVIAVSDKFQEYGKEVREALAAAGIRVELVDCTERLGKRIREAEVEHIPYILVIGGKEVEARSVSVRHSVKGDLGALPLAELVVKLKGEIQTRA; from the coding sequence ATGGAAAAAACTTCCGACCCGAAGGACGAGCAGCTCCATAAGGTTCGTCATTCACTCGCCCACCTCATGGCGGCGGCGGTGATGAAAAAGTTTCCGGGCACAGCACTCGGCATCGGCCCCACGATTGAGGACGGATTCTATTATGACTTCAAGCTTCCATCCGCAATTACGCCGGATGACCTGAAAGGACTAGAGGAAGACATGCGCAAACTCATCGCGCAAAAACTGCCGTTCACAAGTTTTACAAGAACACCGACCGAAGCGATTGAACTTCTCAAAGACCAGCCGTTTAAGTTGGAGCTCGTGGAGGAGCTCAAAAAAACCAACGAACCGATTTCGTTTTACACGACCGGAGATGTGTTTACGGATCTTTGTGCCGGTCCGCATGTCACAAACACCTCGGAAATTGATCCGTCCGGATTTACCCTCTCGCACATCGCGGGTGCCTATTGGCGTGGTAGCGAAAAAAATCCGCAGCTCACGCGCATTTATGGCGTTGCGTTTCCGGATAAGGCGCAATTGGATACGCACCTCGCAATGTTAGAAGAAGCAAAAAAGCGCGACCATCGCAAGCTCGGCGCGGCACTAAAACTGTTTGCCTTCTCGGATTACGTCGGCCCCGGACTTCCGCTGTGGCTTCCGAACGGCACCATCATCGTTGAAGAATTAGAGCGGCTTGCGAAGGACACCGAGCGCGCGGCCGGCTACAAACAAGTGCGCACACCGCACATCGCGAAAGAGACAATGTATAAAACATCGGGGCACCTCCCCTATTATGCGGAGACCATGTTCCCGCCGATGCAACTCAAAGAGGAAAACGACGAGACGACGACGTATTACCTCAAGGCGATGAACTGCCCGCATCATCACCAGATTTATGCCGCGGAACCGCGGAGCTACCGCGACCTTCCGTTACGCCTCGCCGAATACGGCACCGTGTATCGCTACGAAAAATCCGGCGAACTTTTCGGATTGATGCGCGTGCGAATGCTCTCCATGAACGACGCGCACATTTACTGTACAGAAGACCAATTTGAAAGCGAATTCCGCGCGGTGAACGACCTCTACCTCAATTACTTCAAACTCTTCGGTCTCACAAAATATGTGATGCGATTTTCAACGCACGCGGCAAGCGGGCTCGGCAAAAAATACGTGAACGAGCCGGAGCTGTGGAAGAAGACGGAGGACATGGTGCGCGAGGTGTTGGATAAGAGCGGCATCAATTACGTTGAGGTGGCGGACGAAGCCGCGTTTTACGGACCGAAAATTGACGTGCAGGTATGGAGTTCCATCGGCCGGGAGTTTACCATCGCCACCAACCAAGTGGACTTCGCGGTTCCGGGGCGCTTTGGCCTTACCTACACCGATACCGATGGCAAACCACAAACGCCACTCGTCATCCACCGGGCACCCCTCGGCACGCATGAGCGATTCATCGGATTTTTGATTGAACACTATGCCGGCAACTTCCCGCTATGGCTGTCACCCGTCCAAGCACGGGTCATCGCGGTATCGGATAAGTTCCAGGAGTATGGGAAAGAGGTTCGGGAAGCCCTTGCTGCTGCCGGCATCCGCGTAGAACTTGTTGACTGCACCGAGCGGCTCGGCAAACGCATCCGCGAAGCGGAAGTGGAACATATCCCCTACATTCTGGTTATCGGAGGAAAAGAAGTTGAGGCGCGCAGCGTGAGCGTACGGCACAGCGTCAAAGGCGACTTGGGAGCGTTGCCGCTTGCTGAACTTGTTGTGAAATTGAAAGGTGAGATTCAGACACGGGCATAG